The DNA window GCGGCGCGTATCGTTGACGCGCCTGAGAGATGCGGCCGCGCTCCCCGGCCGCGCAGGAGAATCGACCCGCCGGAACGCAAAACGCGCGGGCGGCAAATGCTGCGCCCGCGCGTCCACGCGCCTGGGGGTACGACTCAGTGCCGGAGTCCGAGCTCCTGCACGATCTGGCGGTAGCCCGTCACGTCCGTCCGCTTCATGTACGTGAGGAGACGGCGACGCTTGCCCACCATCTTCAGCAGCCCGAGGCGGCCGTGATGGTCCTTGTGGTGCGTCCGGAAGTGCTCCGTCAGGTAGTTGATGCGGTCCGTCAGGACTGCGATCTGGACGCGCGCCGACCCGGTGTCCGAGTCGTGCGTCTGGTACTTGCTGATCGTCGGTGCCTTGTCGAAAGCCATGATGGTATATTCTCCGCACGTCCAGGCGCGCGTGCCGCGCAACAGTCGTAAGCACACCAACTTATCGGACCGGACGGGGGCTGTAAAGGCTCGCGCCCGCGCCGGGACGTCCCTGCCGTGACCGGAATCGCCCGTCCGAGGCCCGGTCCGCCGTCCGGGGCCTCCGACGACGCCCCCTCCGCTCCCACGTCCGCGCCCGCTCCGCGCTTGCCCGACTCCCGCACGCCGGATTCGCCTCCAGCCGACGCCGCGCACGACCCCGCCTTCCGGGAGGTCGCGGCCGGCGACCCCCTCGACGCGCTCGTCGAGCGCCCCCTCGGGCGCTACCGGGTGCGCCGCGTCGTCGGCGCCGGAGGGTTCGCCCGCGTCTACCGGGCGTTCGACCCCGAGCTCGAGCTGGACGTCGCGCTCAAGGTCCTGAAGCCCGACCTGGCGGCGGAGCCGGAGACCGTCGAGCGCTTCCGCCGCGAGGCCAGCACGGCGGCCAAGCTCCGGCACCCGAACATCGTCACGGTCCTCAACGTGGGCCGCCTCGACGAGCCGTTCGACGACGCGCCGCGCGGGACGCCCTACCTCGTCATGGACTTCCTCCCCAGCTCGCTCGAGCGGCGGCTGACGGAGCGCGGCGCCCTGCCCGAGGCCGAGCTCGCGCGGGTCGGCGAGGACGTGGCCCGCGGGCTCGCCCACGCGCACGAGCGCGGCGTCGTCCACCGGGACGTGAAGCCCGACAACGTGCTGTTCGCGGCCGACGGGCGGGCGATGGTGACCGACTTCGGCATCGCCCGGGCGGTCGACGCGACGACCTCCTCGGTCAGCCGGCAGGTGGTCCTCGGCACGCCGAGCTACTTCTCGCCGGAGCAGGCGCGCGGGCTGCCGCTCGATGGGCGCAGCGACATCTACGCGCTCGGCGTCACGCTCTTCCAGGCCGCGACGGGCACCCTGCCCTTCGCCGGCGACGACTGGTACGACGTGATGCGGCAGCACGTCGAGACGCCGCCGCCGGGTCCCCGCGAGCGCGCCCCGCACCTCTCGGCCGCCTTCGAGGCGGTGCTGCTGCGCTGCCTCGCCAAGGACGCGGCCGATCGCTTCCAGTCCGCCTCCGAGCTGGCCGACGCCCTGGCCGCCCTGCGGCTGCACGGGGCCGAGGCGATGACGGTCGCGGTGCCGGCGCTCCCCGCGGGCCGCCGCGCGCCCGCCCGGCGGCATCGCGCCGCGGCGCTCCTCGTCGGCGGCGGAGTCCTGGCGGCGGCAGGCGCCTGGCTCGCCCTCTCGGACGGTGCCGCGAACACCCGCGCCCGGCTCGCGCCCGGCGTCGCCGCGCGCGTGGACACGACGACCGCGCCCGCGGCCTCGATGGACTCGGTGCCGGCCGCGGGGACCGACTCCCTGACGCCGCTCGTGCCCACCGTCGCGACGCTCGACATCCAGGCGCCGGCCGGGACGGCGGTCAGCGTCGACGGGCGCAAGCTGCCGGCCGGGACGCTGCGCGTCGATTCCATCCCGCCGGGCACGCACGTCGTCCGCGGCATCCTCCGCTCGCTCGACGGCTGCGCCAGCGCGACCGACGTGCGCAAGGTCGAGCTGCTGCCGGGTGAGATCGAGACGGTGGCGCTGCGCCCGGTCCCGTGCGGCGAGCTGTCGCTCGACGTGCGGCCGTCGCGCGCGCACTTCACGATCGCGCCGTCGCGTGGCGGCGCGGCGCGTGAGGGCGCGCTGCCGCTGGCGGCGCCGCTCGTCCTCGCGGAGGGCTGGTATCGCGTGGTCGTGCAGGCGAGCCTGTGCGCGGAGTACCGCGACAGCGTGCGCGTCGGCGCGGGCACGCCGACCCGGCTCCCGATCCGGCTGATCTGCGACTGAGCGGCCGCGCCGCCGGGCGGCCCGCTAGTCGAGCAGGATCCCGACGATCAGCCCGAGCGCCCCGCCGACGATCGCGCCGGTCCAGAAGCGCCGCCGCTCGATGCGCCGCACGATCGGCGTCTGTACCACCGGCGGGCGCGCGATCAGCGCGACGTGGTCCGTGCTGACGCGCATCGTCTGTCCCGTCACCAGCGCGTCCGCGGTGTCCGCGCGCAGCGCGAGCAGGGAGAAGCGCGCCACCAGCACGTCGCGCCGCCGCGGATCGACGACGATGCCCATCATGCCTTCGCGCAGCCAGCTCGGGTCGGGCGCGAGCAGCTGGAAGGTGCTGTCGCCGACGGCCACGATCTCGAACCGCACCGCGGTGCTTGGATCGGGAAGCGCGCGCGCGCTGCCGTCCGGGCGCGTCGAGTCCGCGGGCGCGGCGGCGCTGTCCACGCGCGCCGGCGCCACGGGTCGCACGGAGCGGCAGGCGCCCGCCGTCGCGGCCAGGACGAGCGCCGCGATCGCCGTGCGCCTGCGGGCGAGGAACGACGCGCGGCCGGTCAGCGGAGGAGGTCCCGCGCGAGCCGCGCCAGGTCGTTCCACATCACGGTCACGAACAGCAGGCCGATGGCGACGAGCCCGACGCGGAGGATGTTCTCGCGCGTCCGCACGCTGAACGCGCCGCCCTTGATCGTCTCGGCGACGTTGATGAGGACCTGCCCGCCGTCGAGCACCGGGATCGGCAGCAGGTTGAGCACCGCGATGTTGATGCTGAGGAAGGCGAGCAGCCGCAGCAGCGACTCCAGCCCCAGCCGCGCCGCCTGCACCGAGGTGCGGGCGATCGCGATCGGACCGCCCAGGTTGGAGACGGCGACGTCGCGCGTGAAGAGCCCGCGCACCACGCCCACCACCGACGTCGCCGCGTAGCGCGTCTCGATCGCGCCCTCCCGCAGCGCCGTGCCGAAGTCCACCGGCTCGCGGGCGATGCTGTCGCGCGGCATGACGCCGATGCGGCCCACGCGCCGGCGCTCGTTGGTCACCGGATCGGTCGCCTCCTCCGCTCGCGGCGTCACGGTCAGTCGCTGGGGCGCGCCGCCGCGCGAGACGTCGAGGACCACGGCGCGCGTCGTCACGGCGCTCACGCGCTCCACCACCTCGCTCCAGGTGCGCACGGGCGTGCCGTCCACGGCGAAGATGCTGTCCCCGCGCTGCAGCCCCGCGGCGGCGGCCGGGCGTCCAGCCACCACCGAGTCGATGACGGCCGGCACGTAGGCACGGCCCCAGGCGGCGTAGCTCCCGGCGTAGACGACGAAGGCCAGCACGGCGTTCATCGTCACGCCCGCGAGGAGGATGAAGAGCCGTGCGGCCAGCCCCTTCGACTCGAACCAGCGGTGCTCGGGTACCGGCTTGGGCCCGAACGGCGCCAGCGCCTCCGGGTCCCAGTCCCTGCCGCGGTGCACGTCGCCGGTGTGGTCGTCCACCGCGCGGCCGGCCGCGTTCCCGCCGGTCGTCGGCAGGGCGTCGGGGCGGCGCTCCTCGGGGCCGCCCTCGAGGACGGCCATAGTGCTCTCGTCCTCGCGAGACGCCATGCGGACATAGCCGCCGAGCGGGAGCGCGGCGAGCACGTACTCCGTCTCGCCGACGCGCTTCTTCAGCAGC is part of the Roseisolibacter agri genome and encodes:
- the rpsO gene encoding 30S ribosomal protein S15: MAFDKAPTISKYQTHDSDTGSARVQIAVLTDRINYLTEHFRTHHKDHHGRLGLLKMVGKRRRLLTYMKRTDVTGYRQIVQELGLRH
- a CDS encoding serine/threonine-protein kinase; translated protein: MPDSRTPDSPPADAAHDPAFREVAAGDPLDALVERPLGRYRVRRVVGAGGFARVYRAFDPELELDVALKVLKPDLAAEPETVERFRREASTAAKLRHPNIVTVLNVGRLDEPFDDAPRGTPYLVMDFLPSSLERRLTERGALPEAELARVGEDVARGLAHAHERGVVHRDVKPDNVLFAADGRAMVTDFGIARAVDATTSSVSRQVVLGTPSYFSPEQARGLPLDGRSDIYALGVTLFQAATGTLPFAGDDWYDVMRQHVETPPPGPRERAPHLSAAFEAVLLRCLAKDAADRFQSASELADALAALRLHGAEAMTVAVPALPAGRRAPARRHRAAALLVGGGVLAAAGAWLALSDGAANTRARLAPGVAARVDTTTAPAASMDSVPAAGTDSLTPLVPTVATLDIQAPAGTAVSVDGRKLPAGTLRVDSIPPGTHVVRGILRSLDGCASATDVRKVELLPGEIETVALRPVPCGELSLDVRPSRAHFTIAPSRGGAAREGALPLAAPLVLAEGWYRVVVQASLCAEYRDSVRVGAGTPTRLPIRLICD
- the rseP gene encoding RIP metalloprotease RseP, which gives rise to MLVYVAPIIVFGLVVFVHELGHFLAAKLTGVYAPRFSIGFGPALLKKRVGETEYVLAALPLGGYVRMASREDESTMAVLEGGPEERRPDALPTTGGNAAGRAVDDHTGDVHRGRDWDPEALAPFGPKPVPEHRWFESKGLAARLFILLAGVTMNAVLAFVVYAGSYAAWGRAYVPAVIDSVVAGRPAAAAGLQRGDSIFAVDGTPVRTWSEVVERVSAVTTRAVVLDVSRGGAPQRLTVTPRAEEATDPVTNERRRVGRIGVMPRDSIAREPVDFGTALREGAIETRYAATSVVGVVRGLFTRDVAVSNLGGPIAIARTSVQAARLGLESLLRLLAFLSINIAVLNLLPIPVLDGGQVLINVAETIKGGAFSVRTRENILRVGLVAIGLLFVTVMWNDLARLARDLLR